The DNA sequence TTATTAAAAAGAGAGCGTTGCTTCACTGAATTGTGGGGAAGATAATGTTGATGTAGATTCTTAGTGActatttaaggggaaaaaaaaagactttgaattaaaggaaaacacaaacCTTTCATTTACGAGTTTAGAGAAATGCTTTAAATAGCCTTCAGTTGGTAGTTTTGTGAAATTAGGATAATAGGAGAAAATCAGAATGATAAAATCTGTTCTTAAATATGAATTATTTGAGATATTTCTctgtggaaagccacagaaactgGGCAAAGGGAAGCTTAGTCTTAGCAGTGATTTGCCACCTAAAGGCCTTACCTAATCCTCACATCTGATGTCAGTTTATGCCAGCCATCATCAACACAGTTTGCAGAGGATATTTTAGTGATTGGGGGAATTTTGTTCTTAATTTGTGTGAATATAAGAATATATTTCACTTCTTCTTCGTGAAAACACCAAATGGCGGATGACGCCGGTGCTGCGGGAGGGCCCGGAGGCCCCGGGGGCCCCGGAATGGGAGGCCGCGGTGGCTTCCGCGGAGGCTTCGGTAGTGGCGTCCGGGGACGGGGTCGCGGCCGGGGTCGCGGCCGGGGCAGAGGCCGCGGAGCTCGCGGAGGCAAGGCCGAGGACAAGGAGTGGCTCCCCGTTACCAAGCTGGGCCGCCTGGTCAAGGACATGAAGATCAAGTCTCTGGAGGAGATCTACCTTTTCTCTCTGCCCATCAAGGAGTCTGAGATTATTGACTTTTTCCTGGGAGCATCCCTCAAGGATGAGGTTTTGAAGATTATGCCTGTGCAAAAGCAGACCCGTGCTGGCCAGCGGACCAGGTTCAAGGCCTTTGTTGCTATTGGGGATTACAATGGACATGTCGGTCTGGGGGTCAAGTGCTCCAAGGAAGTAGCCACTGCCATCCGTGGGGCCATCATCCTGGCCAAGCTGTCCATCGTCCCCGTGCGAAGAGGCTACTGGGGGAACAAGATCGGCAAGCCCCACACGGTTCCTTGCAAGGTGACTGGCCGCTGCGGCTCTGTGCTGGTGCGCCTCATCCCTGCCCCCAGAGGCACCGGCATCGTCTCCGCCCCTGTGCCCAAGAAGCTGCTGATGATGGCCGGCATCGACGACTGCTACACTTCTGCCAGGGGCTGCACCGCCACCCTGGGCAACTTCGCCAAGGCCACTTTTGA is a window from the Capra hircus breed San Clemente chromosome 27, ASM170441v1, whole genome shotgun sequence genome containing:
- the LOC108634081 gene encoding 40S ribosomal protein S2 — translated: MADDAGAAGGPGGPGGPGMGGRGGFRGGFGSGVRGRGRGRGRGRGRGRGARGGKAEDKEWLPVTKLGRLVKDMKIKSLEEIYLFSLPIKESEIIDFFLGASLKDEVLKIMPVQKQTRAGQRTRFKAFVAIGDYNGHVGLGVKCSKEVATAIRGAIILAKLSIVPVRRGYWGNKIGKPHTVPCKVTGRCGSVLVRLIPAPRGTGIVSAPVPKKLLMMAGIDDCYTSARGCTATLGNFAKATFDAISKTYSYLTPDLWKETVFTKSPYQEFTDHLVKTHTRVSVQRTQAPAVATT